Proteins from a single region of Spirochaetota bacterium:
- a CDS encoding GNAT family N-acetyltransferase, which produces MEDLKIKIIRKIEKEKIIELYKDAGWWDKNDEKDSSLIKKIIKGSYIFVGAFLNNRLVGIGRVLSDGVSDAYIQDVVVSKDYRKQGIGSKIVEFILIYLKSKKINWIALIGEPGTENFYKKLGFEKMEKYVPYKYSQIKYL; this is translated from the coding sequence ATGGAAGATCTGAAAATAAAGATAATAAGAAAAATAGAAAAAGAAAAGATAATTGAATTATATAAAGATGCAGGATGGTGGGATAAAAATGATGAAAAAGACAGTAGTTTAATTAAAAAAATTATTAAAGGCAGTTACATTTTTGTAGGTGCTTTTTTAAATAATAGGCTTGTTGGTATTGGAAGAGTTTTATCTGATGGGGTATCTGATGCTTATATACAGGATGTTGTAGTATCAAAAGATTATAGAAAACAGGGAATTGGATCTAAAATTGTTGAATTTATTTTGATATATCTTAAAAGTAAAAAAATAAATTGGATAGCTCTAATAGGTGAACCAGGTACAGAAAATTTTTATAAAAAATTAGGTTTTGAAAAGATGGAGAAATATGTCCCATATAAATATTCGCAAATTAAATATTTATAA